One genomic region from Dermacentor variabilis isolate Ectoservices chromosome 6, ASM5094787v1, whole genome shotgun sequence encodes:
- the LOC142585608 gene encoding uncharacterized protein LOC142585608 codes for MKQTGSLDSGTANTAEVCGNDDSAVKKPCRVWLVPAWIAFSFVAVLVIALGMLALCLFRVNALESKVASLEERTYQLEVRRDGQAADQLSSAFLAARRRRRRRDVEPACLCPPGPPGRRGRRGAKGEIGELGPPGPPGLPGKPGFPGAIGIDGPKGEPGPMGLPGVAGPKGDKGDKGEGVVVRSTKGMKRSVTRLHGGTLGYTEVIAMKGAPGEPGPPGPPGLPGFDGRTGPPGEVGPPGPKGDKGDHGFVGLPGDPGVPGLPGPKGNTGVNGRDGLRGEKGDSGVSGAPGVDGEKGDKGEPGSVVTTDGVSIPTSFVQGPPGPPGQKGEPGLKGPLGPKGEKGDEGKKGKRGRIGIFGKPGAKGERGDLGLKGEHGVPGEKGEKGSSGEAGPSGEPGEVGPPGAMGLTGEMGLQGLPGLPGYPGPKGERGIQGDYGPQGMMGPPGLSGPPGRQGPKGEKGDKGESSVAKYARHTLLGAMDDRDFSMIGGPPGPPGMPGEPGLQGPPGIKGARGADGQKGEPGEKGEAGSPGPLGLPGPAGSKGDPGKSGFDGRPGLVGERGEPGRKGDKGEPGIPGLDGLPGHQGEPGIPGLRGKPGRKGDKGDSAWSADPCLPGPNGLPSKGCSGERKADGQHAAASTKHINFR; via the coding sequence ATGAAACAGACCGGCTCATTGGACTCGGGAACTGCCAACACAGCCGAAGTTTGCGGAAACGACGACAGTGCTGTCAAGAAGCCATGCCGAGTGTGGTTGGTGCCCGCTTGGATAGCGTTTAGCTTTGTCGCCGTGCTGGTCATTGCACTGGGTATGCTTGCGTTGTGTTTGTTCAGAGTGAACGCCCTTGAAAGTAAAGTTGCGAGCTTGGAGGAGCGCACGTACCAGCTCGAAGTCCGGAGAGATGGCCAGGCGGCTGACCAGCTCTCATCGGCCTTCCTCGCAGCGAGACGGCGAAGACGGCGGCGCGACGTCGAGCCTGCCTGCCTGTGTCCTCCAGGTCCGCCGGGACGGCGAGGAAGGCGCGGAGCGAAGGGCGAAATAGGAGAACTCGGTCCTCCCGGTCCGCCAGGGCTCCCGGGCAAACCAGGCTTTCCGGGTGCAATCGGCATCGACGGCCCGAAAGGCGAACCCGGTCCGATGGGACTGCCCGGTGTGGCAGGGCCGAAGGGCGACAAGGGAGACAAAGGTGAAGGCGTCGTCGTGCGATCCACTAAAGGCATGAAAAGGTCCGTCACGCGGCTTCACGGTGGCACACTTGGATACACGGAAGTTATAGCCATGAAAGGAGCGCCGGGCGAACCGGGTCCCCCAGGCCCTCCAGGACTACCCGGATTCGACGGACGAACGGGACCGCCTGGGGAAGTGGGACCTCCGGGCCCGAAGGGCGACAAGGGTGACCACGGCTTCGTCGGCCTGCCTGGAGACCCCGGCGTGCCAGGTCTACCCGGCCCAAAAGGAAACACCGGTGTGAACGGTCGTGATGGGCTGCGAGGTGAGAAGGGAGACTCTGGCGTCTCTGGTGCACCCGGTGTGGACGGCGAAAAAGGTGATAAAGGAGAGCCCGGTTCGGTTGTGACAACAGATGGTGTTTCGATTCCCACTTCGTTCGTGCAGGGCCCACCCGGCCCACCCGGTCAGAAAGGTGAGCCGGGTTTGAAAGGACCACTAGGGCCGAAGGGAGAAAAGGGAGATGAAGGGAAGAAAGGTAAAAGGGGTCGCATTGGCATATTTGGGAAGCCAGGAGCGAAGGGCGAAAGGGGTGACCTCGGGCTGAAGGGTGAGCATGGAGTACCCGGTGAGAAAGGAGAAAAGGGCAGTTCTGGCGAAGCAGGCCCTTCTGGTGAGCCAGGAGAGGTGGGACCACCTGGTGCTATGGGTTTAACTGGAGAAATGGGGCTGCAGGGGCTCCCAGGTCTTCCAGGCTATCCAGGACCCAAGGGTGAAAGAGGCATTCAAGGAGACTATGGGCCGCAAGGAATGATGGGGCCGCCTGGGCTCTCGGGGCCTCCTGGAAGGCAGGGACCTAAGGGAGAAAAAGGTGACAAAGGGGAATCATCAGTAGCCAAGTATGCAAGGCATACTCTTTTGGGTGCCATGGACGACAGGGACTTTTCTATGATAGGTGGGCCCCCAGGCCCACCAGGCATGCCTGGAGAGCCTGGCCTTCAGGGGCCACCAGGTATCAAAGGGGCCAGAGGAGCAGATGGGCAGAAGGGAGAGCCAGGGGAAAAGGGGGAAGCAGGCAGCCCTGGACCCTTGGGCCTTCCTGGACCTGCCGGTTCGAAAGGCGATCCAGGGAAATCTGGTTTTGATGGAAGGCCTGGTTTAGTTGGAGAACGAGGTGAACCTGGGCGTAAGGGAGACAAAGGGGAACCGGGAATACCTGGCCTGGACGGCCTCCCAGGTCACCAAGGGGAGCCTGGTATTCCTGGTCTTAGAGGGAAACCTGGGCGAAAAGGGGATAAAGGTGACAGTGCTTGGTCTGCAGACCCCTGCCTACCTGGACCTAATGGTCTGCCAAGCAAAGGCTGTTCAGGAGAGCGCAAAGCAGATGGCCAGCATGCTGCTGCTTCTACAAAGCACATAAACTTTCGCTAG
- the LOC142585607 gene encoding centrosomal protein of 83 kDa-like, translating to MTLRPSSNEIDEVLNYDEKHHGSDSHKNSFEKLKAAHVSLQEDYVRLQKDLKNTLQSLHDVRSNHANILHKADRIISEKDSTIRELRVKLSSICEDDLRKEIEEELRNNFAVYTKQLQINHEKCKVSLHEANVQLTNMRAMLQSAERSHQRGVQELELKHRAEVNRLQVEIQHLKAEQNPSDQEDVLMQLLNTQKDNADLQGRLKSVSLELKELRNEKHGLTLEHRAALQKHAEELALAEESNKIIETKLKGALSQREALEETLGRYRQDINQLSQQLVSAEEEKLSLRNKISLLEHRHKAEILQLKTDAVHQKADLEAKYEKALLDLASAKADAELAIKGTTDQKQLLAEKEKELEKKHRAARAKDWDRTRRLESEKILLEAKLKELVTAKAAVVERLAESEKQIKRLKQTQDSQRQEFEEELLALRAKLKAMSAARDDTNKVAAENQVLQQRLALAEEELGKRHAALKDSQEQKELFSRKIECLQQELQAAHVNTIKLSEQSDKTGMQMKLAWEQEKYDFVKRIEELEGELRQAHKEFNWKLRALKQRNKEYRKAMHSYRSKIKSLKSANHDMHSEAIHLKQNVPLDIQKELQDELKKLRRKQLEFRSLLELPSAPQGTAGSLCRPYDQSLWNMSELKEKLDRLDLQQCQQMDQMITLVKKLCAVTQQNSASSIDISSLSRHSCSSKSSSTSKERHHSSKYE from the exons ATGACGCTAAGACCTTCATCAAACGAGATCGACGAAGTCTTGAACTACGACGAAAAACACCACGGAAGTGATTCGCACAAGAATTCGTTTGAAAAACTGAAAGCTGCCCATGTGAG TCTTCAAGAGGATTATGTGAGGCTCCAAAAGGACTTGAAGAATACTTTACAGTCTCTCCACGACGTCCGATCTAATCACGCCAACATACTTCATAAAGCCGACAGGATTATTTCAGAGAAAGACTCCACAATCAGAGAGCTTCGTGTAAAG ttaagtTCCATATGTGAGGACGATCTTCGGAAGGAAATAGAAGAGGAATTGCGTAATAATTTTGCAGTCTATACAAAGCAACTTCAAATAAACCATGAAAAATGCAAAGTATCTCTGCATGAAGCCAATGTTCAGCTCACAAACATGAGAGCTATGTTACAAAGTGCGGAAAGAAGCCACCAGAGAGGTGTACAAGAGCTGGAACTGAAGCACAGGGCTGAG GTCAATCGACTCCAAGTGGAGATCCAGCATTTAAAAGCCGAGCAAAATCCATCAGACCAAGAAGATGTTCTAATGCAACTCCTCAACACGCAGAAAGATAATGCAGATTTGCAAGGCAGATTAAAATCTGTTTCTCTTGAATTAAAGGAACTGCGAAATGAAAAACACGGTCTTACTTTGGAGCATCGAGCAGCACTGCAGAAACATGCCGAAGAACTTGCACTTGCTGAGGAGTCCAACAAAATCATAGAAACAAAGCTGAAAGGTGCCCTTTCACAAAGAGAGGCACTGGAGGAGACACTGGGCAGGTATAGACAAGACATAAACCAACTTTCGCAGCAGCTTGTATCTGCTGAAGAAGAGAAGCTCAGCCTGAGAAACAAAATCTCCCTGCTtgaacacaggcacaaggctGAAATTTTACAGCTGAAAACAGATGCTGTGCATCAAAAGGCTGACCTTGAAGCCAAATATGAGAAAGCTCTTTTGGATCTTGCAA GTGCCAAAGCAGATGCCGAACTAGCCATTAAAGGCACCACTGACCAGAAACAGCTGCTGGCTGAGAAAGAGAAAGAACTGGAAAAGAAGCATCGTGCTGCAAGGGCCAAGGACTGGGATCGCACGAGAAGACTTGAATCTGAAAAGATCCTCCTGGAAGCAAAGCTCAAAGAACTCGTCACTGCCAAAGCAGCCGTGGTTGAAAGGCTTGCTGAAAGTGAAAAGCAGATCAAGCGTCTAAAACAAACACAAGACAGCCAAAGACAGGAATTTGAGGAAGAGTTGCTTGCACTGAGAGCCAAGCTGAAGGCAATGTCTGCTGCAAGAGATGATACAAACAAGGTTGCTGCCGAAAATCAAGTTCTGCAGCAGCGTCTGGCTCTGGCTGAGGAAGAACTTGGGAAAAGACATGCTGCGCTCAAAGACTCCCAGGAACAGAAGGAACTGTTCTCAAGAAAAATTGAGTGTCTGCAACAAGAACTGCAG GCGGCTCATGTCAATACGATAAAACTCTCGGAACAAAGCGACAAGACTGGTATGCAGATGAAGTTAGCTTGGGAGCAAGAGAAGTACGACTTTGTCAAGCGAATAGAGGAACTTGAAGGTGAGCTGCGGCAAGCCCACAAAGAGTTCAACTGGAAATTGAGGGCTTTGAAGCAA AGAAACAAGGAGTACCGAAAGGCTATGCATTCATATCGATCAAAGATAAAAAGCCTGAAGTCAGCAAACCATGACATGCATTCTGAAGCTATTCACCTAAA GCAAAATGTACCCTTGGACATCCAAAAGGAGCTTCAGGACGAGCTTAAGAAGTTAAGAAGGAAGCAACTTGAGTTTCGCTCACTGCTCGAACTGCCTTCTGCGCCACAAGGAACTGCTGGCTCTTTGTGTCGCCCATACGAT caaaGCTTGTGGAACATGTCAGAATTGAAAGAAAAGTTGGACCGGTTAGATCTGCAGCAATGCCAACAGATGGACCAGATGATCACATTGGTGAAGAAGCTTTGTGCTGTTACACAGCAAAATTCAGCCAGCAGTATTGATATTTCGTCATTATCAAGACACAGTTGTAGTTCCAAATCAAGCAGTACATCAAAAGAACGCCATCATTCATCAAAATACGAGTGA
- the Dpck gene encoding dephospho-CoA kinase, with the protein MFLIGLTGGIASGKSTVASILLSLGIDVIDADKIARDVVEPGRPAWDQIRREFGSEVLLSDGQLNRPALGRIVFGDHEKRRKLNRITHPEIHKEMAFQSLKLFLRGRQFVVVDVPLLYETKTMLRFVHKVIVVKCTPAQQIERLMLRNGFTEEEARKRIESQLPLEQKCGLADFVIDNTGDPDSVRAQVEDIVRQLKSSWAHWKLRGTVLVALLGLLLSVTWLIARVSSAF; encoded by the coding sequence ATGTTTCTAATCGGACTGACCGGCGGCATCGCGTCCGGTAAGAGCACGGTCGCCAGCATCTTGCTTTCGCTCGGAATCGATGTGATAGACGCTGACAAGATCGCCCGCGATGTCGTCGAGCCGGGAAGGCCCGCCTGGGACCAGATTCGCCGGGAGTTCGGCTCGGAGGTGCTGCTAAGCGATGGCCAGCTCAACCGCCCCGCACTCGGCCGGATCGTGTTCGGCGACCACGAGAAGAGGCGCAAGCTAAACAGGATCACGCATCCAGAGATACACAAGGAAATGGCCTTCCAAAGCCTCAAGCTGTTCCTCAGGGGCCGCCAGTTCGTCGTGGTCGACGTGCCGCTGCTGTACGAGACGAAGACGATGTTGCGCTTCGTGCACAAGGTGATCGTCGTGAAGTGCACGCCCGCGCAGCAGATCGAGCGGCTAATGCTGAGAAACGGCTTCACCGAAGAAGAGGCGAGGAAGCGCATCGAGTCTCAACTGCCCTTGGAGCAGAAGTGCGGTCTAGCCGATTTCGTCATCGACAACACCGGGGACCCGGACAGCGTGCGCGCTCAGGTCGAAGACATCGTTCGCCAGCTCAAGAGCTCGTGGGCCCACTGGAAGTTGCGCGGCACCGTGCTGGTGGCGCTGCTGGGGCTGTTGCTAAGTGTCACGTGGTTGATAGCTCGCGTCTCTAGTGCGTTCTAA